One stretch of Chryseobacterium indologenes DNA includes these proteins:
- a CDS encoding glucokinase → MILNPKFPLYLPGVENSNNDNVSIIGASLREDITILGYFVSGNGGLEIKVQNTYSTKQYASFNDILKKFIQDNQLENVKRLGMAVPGPVIDGKSSPARLGWNLDVEEYKRDFGFEKVEMLNDLEASAYGMALLEDDDLEAIYTSGHLEKGNVAILAPGNGLGEAGYFFDGKNLRPFATEGGHSEFSPRTNVEVEFYQFLNNIYGIVSWENVLSKSGLFNIYRFLRDVKRHPEPEWLGERLANGNFVEELYKAAVEDNVLICRIALDTFLEFLAREANNLTLKVKATGGLLIAGDIPQMVREYIDKAKFYEKFKISDKMEGMLKNIPIYLVKQNHTALKGIALYTAYYQV, encoded by the coding sequence ATGATTCTGAATCCAAAATTTCCACTTTATTTACCAGGAGTAGAGAACAGTAATAATGATAATGTTTCTATCATTGGAGCAAGTCTTCGTGAAGATATAACAATCTTAGGCTATTTTGTTTCCGGTAACGGAGGTCTTGAGATTAAAGTACAAAATACGTATTCCACCAAGCAATATGCTTCTTTTAATGACATTTTAAAGAAGTTTATTCAGGATAATCAGTTGGAAAATGTAAAACGTCTGGGAATGGCTGTGCCAGGACCTGTTATAGACGGAAAAAGCAGCCCGGCAAGATTGGGCTGGAACTTAGATGTTGAAGAATACAAAAGAGATTTCGGTTTTGAAAAAGTAGAAATGCTGAATGACCTTGAAGCTTCTGCTTATGGGATGGCTCTTCTTGAAGATGATGATCTTGAGGCTATTTATACCAGCGGTCATCTTGAAAAAGGAAATGTAGCGATCCTTGCTCCAGGAAACGGATTAGGAGAAGCCGGATATTTCTTTGACGGAAAAAACCTGAGGCCGTTTGCAACAGAAGGAGGCCATTCTGAGTTCTCACCAAGAACGAATGTTGAGGTTGAATTCTATCAGTTCCTTAATAATATCTATGGAATTGTAAGCTGGGAAAATGTATTATCAAAGTCAGGATTATTCAATATTTATAGATTCCTTAGAGATGTAAAAAGACATCCGGAGCCTGAGTGGCTGGGAGAACGTCTGGCTAACGGTAATTTCGTTGAGGAGCTTTACAAAGCTGCAGTAGAAGATAATGTACTGATCTGTAGAATTGCTTTAGATACTTTTCTTGAGTTTCTGGCAAGAGAAGCTAATAACCTTACATTGAAGGTTAAGGCAACAGGAGGTCTTCTGATAGCAGGCGATATTCCACAGATGGTAAGAGAATATATTGACAAGGCTAAGTTCTACGAAAAATTCAAGATCAGTGATAAAATGGAGGGAATGCTTAAAAACATCCCCATCTATCTGGTCAAACAAAATCACACAGCATTAAAAGGTATAGCTCTCTATACAGCCTACTATCAAGTATAA
- a CDS encoding YceI family protein: MKKIFLLAVLAGGLAFGQSKKVVASDVHWWGYKVAKSEASSHDGTVKVKSGDMVMKGNQLVGGNFVLDMTSINATDLTGEYQQKLNGHLKNGDFFEVEKFPTATFKITGVKKNSDKIYNSLVTGNLTLKGKTSAVTFPAKISYSKGVVSLVSNKFSFDRQKFDVAYKSTMQDVFVKDDIDMVVKVTAQ; the protein is encoded by the coding sequence ATGAAAAAAATATTTTTATTAGCAGTATTAGCTGGTGGTTTAGCTTTCGGACAATCCAAAAAAGTAGTAGCTTCTGATGTTCACTGGTGGGGATACAAAGTAGCAAAATCTGAAGCAAGTTCTCACGATGGAACTGTGAAAGTAAAATCAGGTGATATGGTAATGAAAGGAAATCAACTTGTAGGAGGAAACTTCGTATTGGATATGACTTCTATCAACGCTACTGATCTTACAGGAGAATATCAGCAAAAATTGAACGGGCACCTTAAAAATGGTGACTTCTTTGAGGTTGAAAAATTCCCTACTGCTACTTTTAAAATTACTGGAGTAAAGAAAAATAGTGATAAAATTTATAACTCATTAGTAACAGGAAACCTTACTTTGAAAGGAAAAACAAGCGCGGTTACTTTCCCTGCTAAAATTTCTTACAGCAAAGGAGTGGTAAGCTTAGTATCTAACAAATTCTCTTTCGACAGACAGAAATTTGATGTTGCTTACAAGTCTACGATGCAGGATGTTTTTGTGAAAGATGATATTGATATGGTAGTAAAAGTAACTGCTCAATAA
- a CDS encoding YceI family protein, producing MKRLLLFAMVCASISFVSAQRKFDKVSKVTSSEIRWWGYKVVKTEASSHSGTIKLKSGKFNFDHTVLVDGEFIIDMRSMMAGDVSDEDQIKLTNDLKSANFFEVKKFPVAKFHLTKIIPLANSEYNSTVYGDLTLKGVRKTISFPANVYVTQFTTVIESAKFSLNRRDFKVFYQSSLKDYFIKNEMDIQFKVSTEKLDNENRVPVKKK from the coding sequence ATGAAAAGATTACTATTGTTTGCTATGGTGTGCGCAAGCATATCATTTGTTTCTGCCCAAAGAAAATTTGATAAGGTTTCGAAAGTGACTTCATCAGAGATCAGGTGGTGGGGATATAAGGTTGTAAAAACTGAGGCTTCCTCCCATTCAGGAACGATAAAATTAAAAAGTGGAAAATTCAATTTCGATCATACGGTATTGGTAGACGGTGAATTTATAATAGATATGAGAAGTATGATGGCGGGTGATGTTTCTGATGAAGATCAGATCAAACTTACCAATGATCTGAAAAGTGCCAACTTCTTTGAAGTGAAGAAATTTCCGGTTGCCAAATTCCATTTGACTAAAATTATTCCTTTAGCAAACAGTGAGTACAATTCTACCGTATACGGAGACCTTACCCTTAAAGGAGTGAGAAAAACCATTTCTTTCCCGGCCAATGTATACGTTACCCAGTTTACTACAGTAATAGAATCGGCTAAGTTCTCTCTGAACAGAAGAGACTTTAAGGTGTTCTATCAGTCTTCCCTAAAAGATTACTTCATCAAGAATGAAATGGATATTCAGTTTAAAGTTTCTACTGAAAAGCTGGATAATGAAAATAGAGTTCCTGTAAAGAAGAAATAA
- a CDS encoding alpha/beta hydrolase → MKIYVVSGLGADFKVLERLQFPKHCELIFIDWLIPKKNEPFHAYVERMAEKVDASEPFYLLGYSFGGIMVQEINRIKPAEKVIILGSIKSDKEKSKFIKTGEVTKIPRILPVGLFNTRAANVYGVLRKLFDPKNPRILQYFRVRDPYYLKWSVEKVAEWKFEENPEVIQILGDKDIVFPIRNSKPDYVIKGGTHLFPATKAKEVSKILNEIFSENR, encoded by the coding sequence ATGAAAATTTATGTTGTAAGCGGCCTTGGGGCAGACTTCAAGGTACTTGAGAGATTACAGTTTCCCAAGCATTGTGAACTCATTTTTATAGACTGGCTCATCCCCAAAAAAAATGAACCCTTTCATGCTTATGTAGAAAGAATGGCAGAAAAAGTAGATGCTTCAGAACCATTTTATCTATTAGGATATTCTTTTGGCGGTATTATGGTACAGGAGATCAATCGAATCAAGCCCGCCGAGAAAGTAATTATTCTGGGAAGCATCAAATCTGATAAAGAAAAATCCAAATTCATAAAGACAGGAGAAGTCACTAAAATCCCTAGAATATTACCTGTAGGGCTATTTAATACAAGGGCAGCCAATGTATATGGGGTGCTCAGAAAATTGTTCGATCCGAAGAATCCAAGAATTCTTCAGTATTTCAGAGTAAGAGACCCTTATTATCTGAAGTGGTCTGTAGAAAAAGTTGCGGAATGGAAATTTGAAGAAAATCCGGAGGTAATCCAGATTCTTGGAGACAAGGATATTGTTTTCCCCATTCGAAATTCAAAGCCTGATTATGTAATCAAAGGAGGAACCCATCTGTTTCCTGCAACAAAAGCAAAAGAAGTTTCTAAAATTCTGAACGAAATATTTTCTGAAAATCGATAG
- a CDS encoding ammonium transporter, with product MKIGLKWVISFSLIALVAIGGLFWNPVTDISDKGRFLTEDKIVGADVAWILAAAGLVLLMTPGLSFFYGGMVGRKNIISTMLQSFIALGVISIVWVVIGFSLSFGESLGVTIAGKHYGIIGNPLSYPFFNGVGSLPHRMMAPTIPFILFALFQMKFAVITPAIITGSFAERVRFISYLLFIVLFSICIYTPLCHMVWHPDGLLNKYFGVKDFAGGTVVHMSAGFAALAGALVLGKRKNPHHEPSNIPYVLLGTGMLWFGWFGFNAGSALSASASAATAFGTTTIASASAMMTWIFFDRINGRSVSALGACIGAVVGLVAITPGCGFVSIQESLFIGFTSAIVSNLMVNWKALNKVDDTLDVFACHGVGGIMGMILTAVFAHGEEASLLHGGVNVFLHHLAALFLVSLFTFFGSLLLYKVTNAMITLRVSEESENIGLDLSQHQERFN from the coding sequence ATGAAAATTGGTTTAAAATGGGTCATTTCATTCTCTCTTATTGCATTGGTTGCGATTGGAGGGTTGTTCTGGAATCCGGTCACAGATATTTCCGATAAAGGAAGGTTTTTAACTGAAGATAAAATTGTAGGAGCGGATGTCGCCTGGATCTTGGCGGCTGCAGGGCTTGTATTGTTAATGACGCCAGGGTTATCCTTTTTTTATGGAGGAATGGTAGGTCGAAAAAATATAATTTCTACAATGCTGCAGAGCTTTATTGCTTTAGGGGTAATCTCTATCGTATGGGTGGTGATCGGTTTTTCATTATCCTTTGGTGAATCTTTGGGAGTTACCATTGCCGGGAAGCATTATGGTATTATTGGAAATCCGCTAAGTTATCCCTTTTTTAATGGAGTAGGGAGCCTGCCTCATAGGATGATGGCCCCCACAATTCCTTTTATTCTTTTTGCCTTATTTCAGATGAAGTTTGCTGTTATTACTCCAGCAATTATTACAGGATCTTTTGCTGAAAGAGTTCGTTTTATATCTTATCTTTTATTCATTGTTTTGTTCAGTATTTGTATCTATACTCCGCTTTGTCACATGGTTTGGCATCCTGATGGTCTTTTGAATAAATATTTTGGTGTGAAAGATTTTGCAGGGGGAACCGTTGTACACATGAGTGCTGGTTTTGCAGCGCTTGCCGGTGCTTTGGTATTGGGAAAACGAAAAAATCCGCATCATGAACCTTCCAATATTCCTTATGTACTTCTGGGAACAGGAATGTTGTGGTTTGGATGGTTTGGATTCAATGCAGGATCAGCTTTAAGTGCTTCTGCCTCTGCGGCCACCGCTTTTGGAACTACAACTATTGCTTCTGCTTCTGCCATGATGACCTGGATCTTTTTTGATAGGATCAACGGAAGGAGTGTTTCTGCTTTGGGGGCCTGTATTGGTGCGGTAGTAGGTCTCGTAGCGATTACGCCTGGATGTGGGTTTGTGAGTATTCAGGAAAGTCTTTTCATAGGGTTTACTTCTGCCATTGTTTCAAATCTGATGGTCAACTGGAAAGCTTTAAATAAGGTAGATGATACCTTGGATGTTTTTGCCTGTCATGGAGTAGGAGGAATTATGGGAATGATTCTGACTGCTGTTTTTGCTCATGGTGAGGAAGCCAGTCTTCTTCATGGTGGAGTTAATGTATTTCTCCATCATCTGGCTGCATTATTTCTGGTGTCTCTGTTTACTTTTTTCGGATCTTTATTGTTGTATAAAGTGACCAATGCGATGATTACCTTAAGGGTTTCTGAGGAATCTGAAAATATAGGGCTTGATCTTTCCCAACACCAGGAGCGATTTAATTAA
- a CDS encoding FMN-dependent NADH-azoreductase — MKVLIINASVRNGRSYSRKLTQLFVENWKIKHPSHVFTYRETGIECIPNIDEQWIAGAFKSPADRTEENQEALQLSDALVKELKEHDIYVIATPMYNWSIPGGLKAYIDQIMRINETWKFRSGIPDGDYVGLLHSKKAFILSTRGDTGYGENEKNGHVNFQTTYLKHILGIMGVTDVTTFSLDNEEFGGEIFENSKNEIFRAMQSIE, encoded by the coding sequence ATGAAAGTACTGATCATCAATGCAAGTGTAAGAAACGGAAGATCTTACAGCAGAAAATTAACCCAGCTCTTTGTTGAAAACTGGAAAATTAAACATCCATCCCACGTATTCACTTATAGGGAAACCGGAATTGAATGTATTCCCAATATAGATGAACAATGGATTGCCGGTGCATTTAAAAGCCCAGCAGACAGAACAGAGGAAAATCAGGAAGCCTTACAGCTAAGCGATGCATTGGTAAAGGAACTTAAAGAACATGATATTTATGTCATTGCAACTCCAATGTACAACTGGTCTATTCCGGGAGGATTAAAAGCTTACATCGATCAGATCATGAGAATTAATGAAACCTGGAAATTCAGATCTGGAATCCCTGATGGCGATTATGTAGGACTGCTGCATAGCAAAAAAGCATTTATACTATCAACCCGTGGTGACACTGGATATGGCGAAAATGAAAAAAACGGACATGTCAATTTTCAGACTACCTATCTGAAACATATTTTAGGGATTATGGGAGTTACAGACGTTACCACCTTTTCATTGGATAACGAAGAATTTGGTGGTGAAATCTTTGAAAATTCAAAAAATGAAATCTTCAGGGCTATGCAGTCCATTGAATAA
- a CDS encoding Crp/Fnr family transcriptional regulator encodes METLIKSLTQHVKLSPEEISIFKSFWTEKTLEKGEFLLRNGEICRYDSYIVSGVLKAFCINAENGNEEILFLAIDHWWATDISSFSKQKASIYNIQAVERTALLQISQSSFQKMLEQIPSLEKYFRIILESYLGTLEKRIVFNHMYKVEQKYYDFLDTYPEIAARVPQYLIASYLGVSAEFISRIRKKHKSY; translated from the coding sequence ATGGAAACATTAATTAAGAGCCTTACGCAGCATGTTAAGCTTAGCCCGGAAGAAATTTCCATTTTTAAAAGCTTCTGGACAGAGAAAACACTCGAAAAAGGGGAGTTCCTGCTAAGAAACGGGGAAATCTGCCGATATGACAGTTATATTGTTTCAGGAGTTTTAAAAGCTTTTTGCATCAATGCTGAAAATGGAAATGAAGAGATTCTATTTTTAGCAATTGACCATTGGTGGGCTACCGATATCTCCAGTTTCTCCAAACAGAAAGCTTCTATTTACAATATACAGGCAGTTGAGCGAACAGCTCTTTTACAGATCAGCCAGTCCTCTTTTCAAAAAATGCTGGAACAAATTCCCTCTTTAGAAAAATACTTCAGAATTATTTTAGAAAGTTATTTGGGAACTCTTGAGAAAAGAATCGTTTTTAATCACATGTATAAGGTTGAGCAGAAATATTACGATTTCCTTGATACATATCCGGAAATAGCTGCTAGAGTTCCTCAATATTTAATAGCATCCTACCTGGGAGTATCTGCAGAATTTATAAGCAGAATCAGGAAAAAACATAAATCCTATTGA